Proteins encoded together in one Benincasa hispida cultivar B227 chromosome 1, ASM972705v1, whole genome shotgun sequence window:
- the LOC120085629 gene encoding nucleoside diphosphate kinase, with protein MEQSFIMIKPDGVQRGLVGEIISRFEKKGFSLRGLKLMSVDRAFAENHYSDLAGKPFFNGLIEYIISGPVVAMIWEGKNVVATGRKIIGATKPADSDVGTIRGDFAIDVGRNIIHGSDSVESARKEIALWFPEGPVYWQSSLHSWIYE; from the exons ATGGAACAGAGCTTTATCATGATTAAGCCTGATGGAGTTCAGAGAGGCCTG GTTGGAGAGATTATCAGTAGGTTTGAGAAGAAGGGCTTTTCTCTAAGAG GTTTGAAGCTCATGTCTGTGGATCGTGCTTTTGCTGAGAATCATTACTCTGATCTTGCTGGAAAGCCCTTTTTCAATGGATTGATTGAGTACATAATTTCTGGCCCCGTCGTTGCAATGATCTGGGAGGGGAAAAATGTTGTAGCAACTGGTAGGAAGATCATCGGAGCCACGAAGCCAGCAGATTCTGATGTGGGAACCATCCGTGGTGACTTTGCAATTGATGTTGGCAG gAACATCATTCATGGAAGTGACTCGGTGGAGAGTGCAAGGAAGGAAATTGCTCTGTGGTTCCCGGAAGGTCCTGTTTACTGGCAGAGCAGCCTTCATTCCTGGATCTACGAGTGA